Within Pantoea alfalfae, the genomic segment TGAATGAAGGAGTAAACGAGGTAGTTCTGACCATTGCTGAAGTTAGACTCTACGTACTCTTTACCGGCAGACACCGACAGGATTAAGTAAATAATCATCATCGTCAGGGAGATAGAGATTGTACTGTCGCGCAAAAAACTCAGGTTTTTTGGCATATTCATCTCTTCGGTGGATTTCGAACCTTTACCAACTAAAGAGCCGATCCAACCTGATAAGACATAACCTATTGTCCCGGTATGCGCCAGCGCGACATGGTCACCTCCGATGATCTTGCGAATATAGGGCTGAGCGATAGCCGGGAAGGTGGCCATCAGAATACCTAACAGCAGTGACCCGGTATAAATAAGCTGAATACCTTCAAAACCAGCAACCGATAAAATAATCGCGATCATACAGGCCATGTAAAACGTCACATGTCCTGACAGGTAGATATATTTGAGTCGGGTGAATCGGGCAACCACAATGTTGGCAACCATGCCGAAGGCCATGATCATGGTGGTTGGCGCGCCATATTTAGCCAGCGCGATAGAGACCATTGCTTCGTTATTTGGAATGATGCCCTGAACATCAAACGCATGTTTGAAAATGTCGCCCAGTGGCGTCAGGGAACCGACCAGAACGGTCGCGCCACCTGCCAGCACCAGAAAGCCCAGAATAGTTTTTACCGTGCCCTTAATCACATCTGGAAACGGCTTTTTCTGCGCAATCAGTCCGAAAAATGCCACCAGTCCGACCAGGATTGAGGGCACTTTCAGTACATCGACGACGAACTGCAAAAGATTTTGAGTAAACATATTAACCTCGAGGTAAGGCGTTTATCTGATTATTAGCGTCAGTTTTTCTCAAAATACTCGCGTATTTTTTGCTCCACTTCTTTCAGGTCGATAATATTGTTGATGATGATGACCTTCTGTTCCGGCAGGTTTGCGCTGTAGGCAATATCTTTTGCCATCACAAAAACATCCGCCACATCAGGCGTAACAGAACCAAGATCTGAATGTTCAACTTCCGCTTCAACGCCGATTGTTTTAAGCACTTTTTTGATGTTCATTTCCATCATAAAGCTGCTGCCCAGGCCTGAACCACACACTGCCATAATCTTCATATCAAACCTCATTAACTGTTGATTACAAGTCGCTTTTAACGGGCGGATCAGACGTCTGATAAAATCGTCATGAGCGCGTCCTGGCTGCTCGCATTAAAGATCCGAGCCATGATCTCTTCATCGGACAGCACTTCCGCCAGCTGGGAAATCATTTCGATATGGCTATTACTGTCCGGTGCCGCAAACATAAAAATCGCCTTTACCGGATCGTTCTCTTCAGAGTCAAAATTTACAGGTGTGCCCAGCAGCACAATCGACAAACCCAGTTTGTGCGCGCCCTGTTCCGGGCGCGCGTGAGGCATGGCAATCTGCGGCGCGATAACAAAAAAGGGACCGATCTCCTCTTTCTGTCGAATAATGGCATCAATATAATCCTGCGATATTGCGCCTTCACTGAGCAGAGGTCGCCCGGCTATCGCTATCGCTTCCTGCCAGTCCGCAACGCGTTCAACGTACTGGACTTTCTCATTGTTTAACCACTTCGCCAGGTGTGACATCGCTTTGATCTCCCTCAAAATGCCTGAGTATGTACAGTCAGTTTTTTAAAACTCCTGCTTCACCACTTTTTAACTGAGCCTGCTGACAACCGAAGCTCAGGATAATGAAGGGCTTAAGATGATTAAAAAAGCCTCTTCTCATAGTGTTACGAGAAAGTTAGTTGCTGACCGTGGACGTAAGGTTGTATTTCATCTTCGTCATCACATCTGTACATGTTGAAGATGTCTAGTCATCCTGATGATGTCCCTCGATGTGTATGGACACAACCTGTAAAGTCAAAATATCGCTGAACAGCCTTAACATCAGTGCCAACTTGATAAGTTGGTCACATATTCAGGTCGCCGAATTAGTACTTATCCGGCAATGTCAGGCAGAACTGTACTGATACGGATTGATGGCGTTCCACCTTCACGCATACAGGAAGACATTCGATGGCTGATGGCATCACAGAAAAGCAAAAAGAGGTTGTTGATTACATCCTCAATAAAATTAAGGATGATGGCCTTCTCCCCGGAGAAAAGCTGGATACCGAAATATCCATCGCAAAAAATATCGGCATTACCCGTGCGACGGTTCGTGAAGCGACACGTATTCTGGTTGAGCAGCAGAGAATTTATCGCGTCAAAGGTTCAGGTATCTTTGTGGGCTCTACTGAAGTGAGCAGTCAGGCGCACAGATATCATGTGCTTTCACCGTTTGATTTTCAGGCGCAACGAAAGGGGCATAAAGGCGTCAGGAAAATCATTTCGGTCAGCATAATTAAAGTCCCTTCAGCCGATATGGCGCAGGCGCTCCGTATTAAAAACAGCGATCAGATTTATAAAATTTTACGCCTGATGTGTTTCGATGATATCCCCGTGGCTCTGGAACATATTCACCTGCCGGTGAATATGTTTAATAGCCTGGAATTCAGCAAGCTGGAGGTCTCAAAATATGGCTATATTGAAGAGGTTACCGGTAAGAAAGTGCAGCTCAGGGATCAGCATCTGACGGCCGTGAATCTCGCTGATTCACAGACGCTGACTCTGCTTAATTTAGCGGAAGGGGATGCTGTCATTCAGCTCAATGAAACCGTTTATCTCGACGACGGCGTTCCCTGTGAAGTGAATGTGGCGCTTATCAACACCCGCTTTTTCCCGTTGAAACAAAACTCGCAACGGCCTTAGAAAATACGCTTTAGACACCTGTTTTTACGTATATCAACGCTATTACTTTGCGCAGACATCAACAGGCAAGCGATCCTGAATCAGCTGACTCCGGGATAGAGTTTGCGCTTTGGCGTGTAAGCAAGTATGCCAGGCAGCATGCTTTAATCAGCCGCTTTCGGTATCATCAGACAAAATGATCTTTCATCTAAAAATAAAATTGTTCAATATCATTATGATTTTAATTTACATGAGTAATTACTCGATGACTTAACTTGTTTTTTCACTAAAATCCAAAGAAATGCCATCACTTGATTGATATCAAAAAATCTTCCAATACTCTCTTGCTAAAAAGATATAACAGATGATTATTACACTGTCTGATAATAAAAGGGAGTTAGTAATGGCTATTCCAGTTTAGCTATGGCTTATGGATGATAGTGGTAAGACCATAAAAGGAAGCGTTGATGTAAAAGGCAGAGAGGGAAGTATAGAAGTTAGCGAACTAATGCACTCTATTGAACAACCTACAGAGACTTTAACCGGAAAAATCACCGCAAAATGCTTACATAGTTCATTCTCATTTATGAAAGAAATTGATAGTTCTTCTCCCTGGCTTTACAAAGCCCTGTCTACGGGGCAAACACTAAAGTCAGCAGTATTTAAATTCTATAGAATAAATAATAACGGACAGGAGGAGGAGTATTTTCGAACCAGCCTTGAGAACATTAAGGTTACAGAAGTAAATTCCCTGATGATGGATGTTAAAAAACACCAGTGGGCCAGGCACAATCATGTTGAGTTTATTGATTTTTCCTATAAAAAAATTACATGGCATTATCTGGACGGTAATGTCATTTATTCTGATTCATGGAATGAGAGGAATGGATAATGGCATGGAAATATGATGTCACATCACACACCTTCAGCCGCAATGGTGAAACATACACCGCAGATTACGCCGGGGCGACAGGTTATAAGAATGATTTTTTTCAGGAATGTGTAAGCAGCAAAGGCCCACTACCCAAGGGTAATTATACCATTGGTTCTCCGCATAATTCAGTTCACACCGGAAAATATACTCTCGATCTCACACCCGCTCTGAGCAATGCCATGTGTGGCCGCTCTGCGTTTCGTATTCATGGAGCAAGCAAGAAGCATCCACCGGATTCATCTGAAGGTTGTATAATCGCTTCACTCAGTGTACGAAAAAGCATATGGGCAAGTGGTGACAGGGAGTTAAATGTTAAATGAAATCACTTCTTATCATTACAATATTTTCTCCTGCTGTGATGGCTGCTCAGATGACTGGCTTCGGCGCCAGTTATTATGATGACAAATCATCAGTCACTTATCACGACACACGCAAAGAATTAGTTCCCGAAGTAATCATTGGTGACAGGCTTTTTGCCATGGAGTTTAGCCGCCTTGAAGACATTGCAAAACAAACCGGAGCTGTAGTTAACCACGATAATCAGGCATCGTGGTTCTGCCTGACATCCAGAAATGTAAACTTCTGGTTTATTTCAGATAACGAGATGGGGCAGGGAGACTTAACGACGATAGCCATTGCGAGCGAGGGAACGAAAAAAGAGTGTTCTGAATATCAAGGGTATTTGAATGTCTCTGTTACAGGCATCCCTTTACTCAATGCATCTTCAGACACTCTGTTCTCGATGTTCTCCAGTAAGCCAGAAGGGAAAATTAACCAATATTGCAATGATTCACGTCGATACGGAGAATTTACTCAGTTGAATTGCCTTCAATATTATCGTGAAAACAGCACCATCAAGGGCGTAATGATCAGCCAGGTTACGGCCAGTTAACAATATTCCGGAGGCTACATGCTGTGTAGCCTCTGACTTGTACGAATGCTTACAAGACTTATTTTCCTGTCTCATTTTTCTGCCCCGTTAAGAGTCGACTCAATAATGCTCCATCCCTGATGAATGAAATTCCTGCAGTCGCGGCTAATAACAACTGTCATCTCTCCATACGTAAGACGATTTTCTGCAGACCTTTGCCAGTTCGCCGATTTTACTCACCTGAATATCAGGCATCGAAAAACGTTATACGCAAAATATCTGCCTGATTCCCTGTTTCAGAGCCCGTTTTCCCTCTTTCACTTCTCACTGTTCCCCATTATGACGAATTCAATAAAGCATAAAACAATATGATGTTTTACCAATTATCGACTGCGCAGCACACTGGTCCGCAACCGGAATGAACAAGGACCAGGTGAATGGCATATCGATTAAGTCTGTTAGATAAGGCGCCCGTGCTGCAGGGCGAGTCGCCTGTAGCAGCACTGCAGCGTACGCTGCAGTTGGCACAGCTAGCAGAGGAGTGGGGTTATCACCGCTTCTGGCTGGCGGAACATCACAACACCGCGCAGCTGGCCAGTCCTTCACCTGAGGTATTGATTGCCTGGATCATTGCCCAGACCCGACATATTCGCGTCGGATCGGGCGGGGTGATGTTGCAGCACTACAGCCCGTATAAAGTGGCGGAAAACTTTAACCTGCTCGCCTCACTGGCACCGGGCCGCATTGATATTGGTGTGGGCAAAGCGCCGGGCGGACTGCCACTTTCCACACATGCACTGCAACAGGGTGTCGATGCGGCTAAAAAAGGGAGCTTTGCCGAACAGCTTCAACTGCTGGATAGCTGGCTTAAACCCACACAGGCGCAGCCTGATGTCGAAGGTTTAGCCGCGACGCCGCTGCCATCACGTCCTGCTAACCGATTTTTGCTGGGCGCCAGTGAAGAGAGCGCCCGGCTGGCGGCAAGTCTGGGCTGGCAGTTTGTCTTTGCAGCTCATCTCAATGGCGACCGCCAGTTGCTGGAGCATGCACTGAGTACTTTCTCTCACCTCAGTAACGGCCAGCGCGCTCTGGTGGCTGTTCAGGTAGTGGTGGCCGACTCGCCCGCCCAGGCTGACCTGCTGGTTTCCACGCTGCGTCATTATCATGTGTCGGTGAAAGGCGGACCTGGCGTTAACGTCGCGAGTCTGGAACAGGCTGAGCGCTATGTGCGGCAGGGTGGATATCGCGATTATCAGATTGAGCCGCGCACACCGTCACTGCTGAAAGGCACCGCAGCACAGGTTCATGCCCAGCTTGATGCGCTGCACCATAATTTCGACATTGATGAGTTCGTTATCGACACGCCGATTACCGAGCCGGTTGCCCGCCTGCAGTCACTGGAGTTGCTGGCTACGCATCATCTGGTTGCAGCCTGAGTCTGAGTGGAGAGTCATCATGAGCAATGCATCACAACTGATTGAATGGCGGCGTGAACTGCACACCTGGCCAGAGCTGTCGGGTCAGGAGTTCGCCACCACCGCCCGGCTGCGGGGCTGGTTGCAGGCGTCGGGCATCAGGCTGCTCGACTATCCCCTTGAGACGGGTCTTGTGGCGGAAATTGGCAGCGGAGAGACCGTCATCGCCCTGCGCGCCGACATCGATGCGTTGCCAATCCATGAAGCGAGCGGTGTGCGTTTTCACTCCCGTCATCCCGGTGTGATGCACGCCTGCGGTCACGACCTCCATAGCGCTGTGATGCTAGGCGCGGCGTTACAGCTTAACGACCAGGCCGATCAGTTGCCTGGTCGGGTGCGCATCCTCTTTCAGCCCGCTGAAGAGATTGCTCGCGGAGCACGCCAGTTTATCGAGGCGGGCGTGCTGGATGAGGTGCAGGCTATTTTCGGTATGCACAACGAGCCTTCACTGCCTGTTGGTACGTTTGCTACCCGCAGCGGGGCGTTTTACGCCAATACGGACAAATTTATTATTCGCGTCACCGGCAAAGGCGCACATGCCGCGTATCCGGAGCAGGGCGTGGACAGTATTGTCACCGCCAGCCAGATCATTCAGGCCTTACAGGGACTCACCAGCCGCAGCTTTAGTGCGCTGGACAGTCTGGTGCTGAGCATTACCCGCATCGACGGCGGCAAAAGCTGGAACGTATTGCCGGGCGGCGTTGAGTTTGGCGGCACCGCCCGCACGCACGATTTACAACTGCGTGCCGAACTGGAACAGCGGGTGCGTACGCTGGTTGAGCACTTTGCTGAAGCCAATGGCGCGCAGGCGACCCTGAGCTGGCAGCCCGGCCCGCCAGTGCTAATCAACGATGCGCACTGGGCAACCTTCAGCAGTGACGTCGCGCAGCAGGCTGGCTATCGGGTGCAGTCCGCCGAACTGCATCTGCTGGGTGAGGATTTTGCGTTCTATCTGCAACAGGTGCCAGGCGCGTTTGTCAGTATCGGCAGCGCCAGTGATTTTGGTCTGCACCATGCCAGTTTTACCCCGGATGAGGCGCTGATTGCCCCCGCCGCCGACTACTTCGCCCGACTGGCACGCCAGGCGCTGCAACACCTCAATGCGCGATGTCGGGACGCCATTCTGAACTGAATTCATCTGCAGCCCGCCAAAACACGGGGGTTCTGACAACCCTCGTCGGGCATCGCTACGACTAAAAAAGAGAGAGCATCATGACCACAAGACAACTTCGGCTGGGCACTATTCTGCATGGCGCATCGGGAAACATGTCTGCCTGGCGCCATCCCGCGGCGCAGGCCGATGCCAGTATTAATCTGGAGTACGCCAAAAAAATCGCCCGCAAGGCGGAGCAGGGCAAGCTCGATTTTCTGTTTGTTGCCGACGGGTTGTTTATCAATGAGAAATCGATCCCGCACTTTCTCAATCGTTTTGAACCGCTGACGCTGCTCTCTGCACTGGCGGGCGTTACAGAATATCTGGGGCTGGTCGGCACCGTTTCCACTTCTTATAGCGAGCCGTTCACGGTAGCGCGTCAGTTTGCCAGCCTCGATCACCTCAGCGGCGGGCGTGCGGGCTGGAACGTTGTTACCTCGCCGCTGGAGGGTTCCGCCAAAAACTTTTCCCGCGAGAAACACCCGGAACACGCGTTGCGTTA encodes:
- a CDS encoding tlde1 domain-containing protein; its protein translation is MAWKYDVTSHTFSRNGETYTADYAGATGYKNDFFQECVSSKGPLPKGNYTIGSPHNSVHTGKYTLDLTPALSNAMCGRSAFRIHGASKKHPPDSSEGCIIASLSVRKSIWASGDRELNVK
- the tssD gene encoding type VI secretion system tube protein TssD, translated to MDDSGKTIKGSVDVKGREGSIEVSELMHSIEQPTETLTGKITAKCLHSSFSFMKEIDSSSPWLYKALSTGQTLKSAVFKFYRINNNGQEEEYFRTSLENIKVTEVNSLMMDVKKHQWARHNHVEFIDFSYKKITWHYLDGNVIYSDSWNERNG
- a CDS encoding MsnO8 family LLM class oxidoreductase — protein: MAYRLSLLDKAPVLQGESPVAALQRTLQLAQLAEEWGYHRFWLAEHHNTAQLASPSPEVLIAWIIAQTRHIRVGSGGVMLQHYSPYKVAENFNLLASLAPGRIDIGVGKAPGGLPLSTHALQQGVDAAKKGSFAEQLQLLDSWLKPTQAQPDVEGLAATPLPSRPANRFLLGASEESARLAASLGWQFVFAAHLNGDRQLLEHALSTFSHLSNGQRALVAVQVVVADSPAQADLLVSTLRHYHVSVKGGPGVNVASLEQAERYVRQGGYRDYQIEPRTPSLLKGTAAQVHAQLDALHHNFDIDEFVIDTPITEPVARLQSLELLATHHLVAA
- a CDS encoding PTS sugar transporter subunit IIB; the encoded protein is MKIMAVCGSGLGSSFMMEMNIKKVLKTIGVEAEVEHSDLGSVTPDVADVFVMAKDIAYSANLPEQKVIIINNIIDLKEVEQKIREYFEKN
- a CDS encoding PTS ascorbate transporter subunit IIC gives rise to the protein MFTQNLLQFVVDVLKVPSILVGLVAFFGLIAQKKPFPDVIKGTVKTILGFLVLAGGATVLVGSLTPLGDIFKHAFDVQGIIPNNEAMVSIALAKYGAPTTMIMAFGMVANIVVARFTRLKYIYLSGHVTFYMACMIAIILSVAGFEGIQLIYTGSLLLGILMATFPAIAQPYIRKIIGGDHVALAHTGTIGYVLSGWIGSLVGKGSKSTEEMNMPKNLSFLRDSTISISLTMMIIYLILSVSAGKEYVESNFSNGQNYLVYSFIQAITFAAGVFIILQGVRLILAEIVPAFTGFSEKLVPEARPALDCPIVFPYAPNAVLVGFISSFVGGLVGLFVLGQLHWVLILPGVVPHFFCGATAGVFGNATGGKRGAICGAFAHGLLITFLPVALLPVLGQIGLTNTTFSDTDFGVTGILLGNMAHFMDKGTITLIIIGIFGLLVVYNFMAKKKVPAETNEV
- a CDS encoding amidohydrolase → MSNASQLIEWRRELHTWPELSGQEFATTARLRGWLQASGIRLLDYPLETGLVAEIGSGETVIALRADIDALPIHEASGVRFHSRHPGVMHACGHDLHSAVMLGAALQLNDQADQLPGRVRILFQPAEEIARGARQFIEAGVLDEVQAIFGMHNEPSLPVGTFATRSGAFYANTDKFIIRVTGKGAHAAYPEQGVDSIVTASQIIQALQGLTSRSFSALDSLVLSITRIDGGKSWNVLPGGVEFGGTARTHDLQLRAELEQRVRTLVEHFAEANGAQATLSWQPGPPVLINDAHWATFSSDVAQQAGYRVQSAELHLLGEDFAFYLQQVPGAFVSIGSASDFGLHHASFTPDEALIAPAADYFARLARQALQHLNARCRDAILN
- a CDS encoding GntR family transcriptional regulator, which produces MADGITEKQKEVVDYILNKIKDDGLLPGEKLDTEISIAKNIGITRATVREATRILVEQQRIYRVKGSGIFVGSTEVSSQAHRYHVLSPFDFQAQRKGHKGVRKIISVSIIKVPSADMAQALRIKNSDQIYKILRLMCFDDIPVALEHIHLPVNMFNSLEFSKLEVSKYGYIEEVTGKKVQLRDQHLTAVNLADSQTLTLLNLAEGDAVIQLNETVYLDDGVPCEVNVALINTRFFPLKQNSQRP
- a CDS encoding PTS sugar transporter subunit IIA; this encodes MSHLAKWLNNEKVQYVERVADWQEAIAIAGRPLLSEGAISQDYIDAIIRQKEEIGPFFVIAPQIAMPHARPEQGAHKLGLSIVLLGTPVNFDSEENDPVKAIFMFAAPDSNSHIEMISQLAEVLSDEEIMARIFNASSQDALMTILSDV